The segment GGGCATACGCGACAGACGTCCTGGCAGCGGCCGCCGTAGGCCTGGGGATTCCCGGCTCCCTCGTGGGCCTCGCCGACGCGGCAACACGAGATGGGTTCGAGCACGTGGAACGACGAAACTTCATGAGCGGCCTAGGAGCAGCCGCCGCCACCCCGATACTGGCAGCCCTCCCAGACCCAGGCGAGGGCCCAGGACAGGCCGCGCCCCTGCGGCTCGGCACCGCCTCGTACCGGCGGATGGACGGGGCAACACCATCTCGCGATCTTGCCGACGCCGTTCAGTCCCACCTCCGGCTCGTACAGAAGGTGGCCCAGACCGCCAGCAGCGACCAGGAGCGGGCCCGGCTCGCCGGCGTCGGCAGCGAAGCCGCAAGCCTGGTGGGCTGGCTGTCGTGGGACATGGGCGATCACGGTTCCACACGTATGTGGTACGGCTCGGCGATCAAGGCTGCGCGAGCGGCCGGGGACCCCCTCCTCGCCGCCTACCAGGCCGGCACAATGGCACAGTTTGAAGCGGACGCGGGCAACGGAGCGCAGGCACTGTCCTGGACGCGGACCGCCCGCAAGCACCTGGATGCGCGCAGGCCGGCAGTCGCCGACGCGTGGCTGTCGTCGGTCGAGGCCTTGGCCCACGCCGCAGCGGGTGACGAGCGAGCTGCGGACCGGGCGCTGACAAACAGCCGAGCCCTGGCCGCGCGGTTGGGATCGGAAGAGCCGCCACCATGGCCGTGGGTCTTCACATTCAACGAGATCAAGGTGGCGGCCGCCCGAGTCACTTGCGGGGCCCGGCTCGGCCTGCCCACCTGGGTGCTGGAAGCCGACACGGACACCCTCGCCATCGGCCACGCCAAACAGCGGGCTCTCCTCATCCTCGACATTGCCGCCGGCCACCTGGCGGCCGGGCGGGTCGAGGCCGCATTCGCGTTCGCTGGCCGCGCGCTCGACACGGGGCTCCAGTACCGTTCCGGGAGGATCGTGGACCGTGCCCGCGCGGTCCGCCGTTCGTACCGAACGGCCTCGGCACCCAAGGTGGTTCGGGAGTTCGACGAGCGGCTGCACGACGTCTGCCTGTAGGGGAGGACATGCAATGCGAGTCGGGATCACTGGTCATCGAGGGCTGAGCGCCGAGGTCGAGCAGAAGGTACGCGACCTCCTCAAAGCCGCGGTGAGGGAGCACGGCGCCGACCTGGTGGGCGTCTCCTGCATTGCGGACGGCCCCGACGCGTGGTTCGCCGAGTATGTCCTCGCCCACGGCGGCCGTCTCGAAGTCGTCCTCCCCGCGGAGCAGTACCGCGAAGGGCTGCCCGCCGAGCACTGGCCCACGTACGACGAGCTGATGAACCGCGCAGCCGACGTCCACCGCACCGGCATGGCCGCCTCCGACTCCGCCGCGCACATGGCCGGTAGCGAGATCCTCGTCGGCCTGGTTGATGAGCTGCTGGCCGTCTGGGACGGGAAGCCGGCCTGGGGGTACGGGGGCACAGCCGACGTGGTGGCGTACGCCGAGCGCACGGGCGTTCCGGTGCGGATTCTCTGGCCTGAGGGCGCAAGTCGCTGACGTCCCCCGAACGCACGAGGGCACCCCCTCCCAGCCCGAAGGCCGAGAGGGGGCGCACGCGGCCTACTTCGCCACGAGTTGGTACAGGGTGAGTCCGAGCCCAGCAACAGCGGTCACCGCGGCGATGGAGGGGAGTGGCCAGCGGGCCCGCTCCAGAGCCTCGACCCGCTGCTCCAAGGCGTCGATGTCCGCCTCGGCCTGGTCGGTGCGCTGGAGTGCGGGGCTCAGGTCGCCGCGCAGCTCGGCGAAGCCCGTACGAATCTCGCCCCTCATCTCCGCAAGCTAGACCGCGACCCGGGTGGACTCCTCAGGGCTCACCCGCGGGGCCGGACGGTCTCGGTGATGCCCGGACCCTCCGACCGCCGGAGTCGCGCGCGCTACAGCCGGGCGCGCAGGGCCGGGTGGTCCGCGACGACCGTGCAGCTGCCCGGAGCGATCTCGGTGAAGCCCGCGTCCCGGACCACCGGGAGTCCGCTGCCGCTCAGTTCCGCCCAGCGCTCTCGCGGGGCGCTGCGGACGGCCAGGTGGAAGCCCGAGGCCTGCCACAGGCCGCGTTCCGCCGCCGTCAGTTCCCACCAGGCCAGCTGCGCCGCGTGGCCGGCCTGGGCCATGGCCTTGCCGGCCGACATGCCGAGCTCCGGGTTCAGCCACAGCACCGGCACGCCCGGTTCCGGCGCGGGCGCCGGCTCCGGGTCGTCCAGGTCGGTACCCGACACCTGGAGCTTGGCCAGCTCCTTGGGCCAGCCGTCCAGGGGCA is part of the Streptomyces katrae genome and harbors:
- a CDS encoding DNA-binding protein; its protein translation is MAQTASSDQERARLAGVGSEAASLVGWLSWDMGDHGSTRMWYGSAIKAARAAGDPLLAAYQAGTMAQFEADAGNGAQALSWTRTARKHLDARRPAVADAWLSSVEALAHAAAGDERAADRALTNSRALAARLGSEEPPPWPWVFTFNEIKVAAARVTCGARLGLPTWVLEADTDTLAIGHAKQRALLILDIAAGHLAAGRVEAAFAFAGRALDTGLQYRSGRIVDRARAVRRSYRTASAPKVVREFDERLHDVCL
- a CDS encoding aminoacyl-tRNA hydrolase: MSSQHTNQTSEVPPVGSDSPFRKDHVRRDEAPQFVLPLVVRIEKTEPPARTDALETAARAVLVLLTDERAHGEGEWAQAVRDWQDARIRKVVRRARGAEWRKAATLPGVTVHGAASEVRVFPPVPLDGWPKELAKLQVSGTDLDDPEPAPAPEPGVPVLWLNPELGMSAGKAMAQAGHAAQLAWWELTAAERGLWQASGFHLAVRSAPRERWAELSGSGLPVVRDAGFTEIAPGSCTVVADHPALRARL